TTCCGCTCATCTGGGTGATGCCTTATGTATTTCAGGGAAAGGCGCTGGTGGGTGGCGCAACAAGCGAATCTTTTCGGCAGTTAACCGGTTCCGGGAATTATCTGGCGTTTGTGTTGATTGGTGCGATGATTTCGACCTTTGTGTTTTCGGCGCTCTGGGGGGTGGGAAACTCGTTGCGCGAAGAGACCTACTGGGGTACAATGGAATACATCATTGCTTCGCCCACGCATCCGCTGGTGATTTTAATTGGCAAGACCCTGGCTGAGTGGGCATGGTCAACAGTGATGGCGGTGTTTCAAGCGGCAATCATCGGCATCTTCTTTGGAGTTCGGTTTACCATTGACAAAGTTCTGCCGATTATTCTTCTGGTCGGGCTTTTGATGATTGGATTTTACGGGTTTGCCATCGCCTTTGC
This genomic window from candidate division WOR-3 bacterium contains:
- a CDS encoding ABC transporter permease yields the protein MRALGVELRALGAEFGKTIRIWLSYPIMIFFWAVFPLIWVMPYVFQGKALVGGATSESFRQLTGSGNYLAFVLIGAMISTFVFSALWGVGNSLREETYWGTMEYIIASPTHPLVILIGKTLAEWAWSTVMAVFQAAIIGIFFGVRFTIDKVLPIILLVGLLMIGFYGFAIAFAGFTLLIKEVHGWVHTLEWIFFLFSPIRYPVQVNPITAVVSTLIPLTWALVAIRGIILLNKSEVNFWQTVLILVIMDAVLLTAGYFLFVYLEKKTRRDGTVGMH